GACCCGCTGGCGTCGCGGTGCACCTCGGCGGCCGGCAGCGACCGGCGAGCGTCGAAGCGCCAGAGCCCGAGATCGCCACCGGGCTCCGTCTCCCAGCGCTCGGCGAGCAGCGTCCGGCCGTCGGTCCGCTCGACCAGCCAACGCGTCGTTCCCGGGGGCAGGTTGCGGCCGGCCACCGGATCGAGTTGCCGGTCGGGTGAATGCGGCGTCAGCAGGGGGCCGACGAGCGCCGCAGCAAACAGCAGACCGACGAGGGCGAGCCCGGCGGGGAGCAGCCAGCGATCACCCACGGCGCACCCGGGGATCGGCCCAGACGAGCAGGAGGTCGGCGACGAGACTGCCGACGACGACCATCGTGGCGGTGATCGCCGTCACCGCGAGCACGACCGGGAAGTCGCGCGCGTTGATCGCGTCGAAGGCGACGCGTCCGAGGCCCGGCCAGCCGAAGACCACCTCGACGGCGAGCGTCCCGGAGAGCAGGAAGGCGAATGAGAGGCCGAAGAGCTGCGAGATCGGTCCGAGCGAGGCGCGGAGCGCGTGACGGAGCAGGACGCGCGACTCCGACAGGCCGTGGGCACGCGCCGCGAGGATGAAATCCTGGTCGAGCGTCTCGAGGAGGCTCGCCCGGACGAAGCGCGCCAGTGCCGCGGCGCTGGGCAATCCGGCGGCGAGCGCCGGCAGCACGAGATGCCAACCGAGGTCGGCGAGACGCTCGGCGAACGGCCACGCGGCGGCCCCGACCGAGTGGAGGTGGCTCGGCGGAAAGAGCGGCCAGCGAAAGGAGAAGAGCAGCACCGCCATCAAGCCGAGCCAGAAGCTGGGCAGCGAGTAGACGGCGAGAGAGACGACGCGCAGGATCTGGTCGAGCCATCCGCCGGGACGTCGGGCCGCCGCGAGACCGAGGGCGAGGCCGCCCACCCACTCGACCGCCATCGCGCAGCCGGAGAGCAGCAGCGTCGGACCGAACGCCTCGCCCACCACGGCGGCGACGGCGCGCCGATGCTGGAACGAATAGCCCCACTCGCCGCGCACGGCGGCGGCGAGCCAGCGCACGTACTGCTCGCCGAGCGGCCGGTCGAGCCCCCAGAGCGCCCGGAGTCGTTCGCGCTGCGCCGGCGGCACGCGCGGATCGCCCAGCGTCGTCGCCGGATCGCCCGGGGCCAGGTGGAGGAGGAAGAAGGTGCCGGTGAGGACCAGCCAGGCGAGTGCCAGCGCCGCGGCCAGCCGCCGGGCGAGCAGGCGTTTCATCGCGGGCCGGTTCCGCGCGGGTCGAAATACCACTCGTCGAGGTGGAAGAAGGTGGCGAGCGCGTTCGACTGGACGTTGCGCAGGTCGGCGCGTGCCGCGGTGATCCGCTGCGGCTCCCAGAGGAAGGTGTACGGCTGCTCGCGGTGGAGGATCCGCTGCAGTTGCACGAAGAGCGGCCGGGCTGCGGCGAGGTCGCTCTGCCGGTGGATCTCGTCGATCAACCGGTCCACCTCGGGGCTGGCGTAGCCGCCGAAGTTGTAGCCGTTGTCGATCTCGGCGCTGTGGAAGCCGTAGCGCAGGTCGAGCGAGGTGTCGACGCCCCAGCCGGTGAGCGTGGCGTCGAACTGGTGCTCGCGGTTGAGCTGGTTGAGCGTGTTGCCGTCGAGCGAGCGGACGCGCACGTCGACGCCGATCTTGGCGAGCTGCGCCTGGATCATCACCGCCGCGTCGGAGCGGATCTGGTTGCCGCCGTTGGTCATCAGCTCGAAAGAGAAGCGCACGCCCTGGCGATCGACCACGCCGTCGCCGTCGTGGTCGGCCCAGCCGCTCTTGGCGAGAAGACGACGAGCCTCGGTCGGATCGTAGGGCCATGGCACGAGCGAGCGGTCATAAGCCCAGACCGAGGAGAGGATCGGCGAGACCGAGACGCGGGCGTAGCCGTGCCAGAGCGCGTCGACCAGCTCCTGGCGGTCGATGGCGAGGGTGAGCGCGCGGCGCACCTCGGGATCGACGAAGAGCGGGCGGCGCGTGTTCCAGCAGATGTAGTCGAACTGCCGGTTGCCGAACGACCGGATCGTCAGGTCGGCTCGTCCGGCGATCTCGCGGCTGCGCGCCGGCGTGACCCCGAAGATGAAGTCGAGCTGGCCGCCGGCCAGTTGCGCGAGCTGGCTCGCCTGGTCGGGAACGATTCGCACCACGACGCGGTCGAGCCGCTGGCGATCGGCGGCGCGGTAGCGCGGATTGCGGGCGAGCACGATCTCCTGCGCCGGCGTCCACGACTCGAGGGTGAACGGACCGCTCACCACCAGGTGATGGCGGAACCAGTCGGACTGTTTGGTCCACTCGGCAAACGGCAGCTTGCCCCAGACGTGCGCCGGCAGGATGGCGCCTTCGTTGACGTCGAGAAGCGCCGTGGCCGACCGCTCACGCAGGCGGAAACGCACGGTGAGCGGGTCGACGACGTCGACCCCGAGGATCGACTCCTTGGCGAAGGCGTAGCTCCAGGCGA
This genomic window from Holophagales bacterium contains:
- a CDS encoding ABC transporter permease, whose product is MKRLLARRLAAALALAWLVLTGTFFLLHLAPGDPATTLGDPRVPPAQRERLRALWGLDRPLGEQYVRWLAAAVRGEWGYSFQHRRAVAAVVGEAFGPTLLLSGCAMAVEWVGGLALGLAAARRPGGWLDQILRVVSLAVYSLPSFWLGLMAVLLFSFRWPLFPPSHLHSVGAAAWPFAERLADLGWHLVLPALAAGLPSAAALARFVRASLLETLDQDFILAARAHGLSESRVLLRHALRASLGPISQLFGLSFAFLLSGTLAVEVVFGWPGLGRVAFDAINARDFPVVLAVTAITATMVVVGSLVADLLLVWADPRVRRG